In a genomic window of Amblyomma americanum isolate KBUSLIRL-KWMA chromosome 4, ASM5285725v1, whole genome shotgun sequence:
- the LOC144129368 gene encoding mitochondrial 2-oxodicarboxylate carrier-like isoform X1, with protein MASTKTILRPSTGGHSTSTTTMSERSGIRKLAREAAIQIASGGSAGFVEICLMHPLDVVKTRFQVQHNQLLAAAGEQRYTSIADCFRRMVRSEGLLAIYKGILPPILAETPKRAVKFFTFEQYKKLFAFGGPQTAVSLSLAGLFAGLTEAVFVNPFEVVKVRLQTDKQVVTRQPSTFAVARGIYREAGFGLRGLNLGLTSTMSRNGLFNMFYFGFYFSVKDKLPKTDSEAATFAMRLATGFVAGTGASMMNIPFDVAKSRIQGPQPGPPGTIKYRTCLQSVRTVFVEEGFFALYKGLVPKVLRLGPGGAVMLVVYEHMHEFLKQKFPG; from the coding sequence ACGGGCGGCCATAGCACCAGCACCACCACCATGTCGGAGCGTTCGGGCATTCGCAAGCTGGCGCGGGAAGCCGCCATCCAGATCGCGTCGGGCGGCTCGGCGGGCTTCGTCGAGATCTGCCTGATGCACCCTCTGGACGTGGTCAAGACCCGCTTCCAGGTCCAGCACAACCAGTTGCTCGCGGCCGCCGGCGAGCAGCGCTACACCTCCATCGCCGACTGCTTCCGGCGCATGGTGCGCTCCGAGGGCTTGCTGGCCATCTACAAGGGCATCCTGCCGCCCATCCTGGCCGAAACGCCCAAGCGGGCCGTCAAGTTCTTCACCTTCGAGCAGTACAAGAAGCTGTTCGCTTTCGGTGGCCCTCAGACGGCCGTCAGCCTCTCGCTGGCGGGACTGTTCGCCGGCCTCACCGAAGCCGTGTTCGTGAACCCGTTCGAAGTGGTCAAGGTGCGCCTGCAGACCGACAAGCAGGTCGTCACGAGGCAGCCGAGCACCTTCGCCGTAGCCAGGGGCATCTATCGCGAAGCAGGGTTCGGCCTCCGCGGCCTCAACTTGGGACTGACTTCGACCATGAGTCGCAATGGACTGTTCAACATGTTCTACTTCGGCTTCTACTTCTCGGTCAAGGACAAGCTGCCGAAGACGGACAGCGAAGCAGCCACGTTCGCCATGCGGCTGGCCACGGGATTCGTGGCCGGCACGGGAGCGTCCATGATGAACATACCGTTCGACGTGGCCAAGAGCCGCATCCAGGGCCCGCAACCCGGGCCGCCGGGAACCATCAAGTACAGGACGTGCCTGCAAAGCGTGCGCACCGTGTTCGTCGAGGAAGGTTTCTTCGCGCTCTACAAGGGCCTCGTGCCCAAAGTTCTGCGGCTGGGTCCCGGCGGCGCCGTCATGCTGGTTGTGTACGAGCACATGCACGAGTTCCTCAAGCAGAAGTTCCCCGGCTGA
- the LOC144129368 gene encoding mitochondrial 2-oxodicarboxylate carrier-like isoform X2 has product MSERSGIRKLAREAAIQIASGGSAGFVEICLMHPLDVVKTRFQVQHNQLLAAAGEQRYTSIADCFRRMVRSEGLLAIYKGILPPILAETPKRAVKFFTFEQYKKLFAFGGPQTAVSLSLAGLFAGLTEAVFVNPFEVVKVRLQTDKQVVTRQPSTFAVARGIYREAGFGLRGLNLGLTSTMSRNGLFNMFYFGFYFSVKDKLPKTDSEAATFAMRLATGFVAGTGASMMNIPFDVAKSRIQGPQPGPPGTIKYRTCLQSVRTVFVEEGFFALYKGLVPKVLRLGPGGAVMLVVYEHMHEFLKQKFPG; this is encoded by the coding sequence ATGTCGGAGCGTTCGGGCATTCGCAAGCTGGCGCGGGAAGCCGCCATCCAGATCGCGTCGGGCGGCTCGGCGGGCTTCGTCGAGATCTGCCTGATGCACCCTCTGGACGTGGTCAAGACCCGCTTCCAGGTCCAGCACAACCAGTTGCTCGCGGCCGCCGGCGAGCAGCGCTACACCTCCATCGCCGACTGCTTCCGGCGCATGGTGCGCTCCGAGGGCTTGCTGGCCATCTACAAGGGCATCCTGCCGCCCATCCTGGCCGAAACGCCCAAGCGGGCCGTCAAGTTCTTCACCTTCGAGCAGTACAAGAAGCTGTTCGCTTTCGGTGGCCCTCAGACGGCCGTCAGCCTCTCGCTGGCGGGACTGTTCGCCGGCCTCACCGAAGCCGTGTTCGTGAACCCGTTCGAAGTGGTCAAGGTGCGCCTGCAGACCGACAAGCAGGTCGTCACGAGGCAGCCGAGCACCTTCGCCGTAGCCAGGGGCATCTATCGCGAAGCAGGGTTCGGCCTCCGCGGCCTCAACTTGGGACTGACTTCGACCATGAGTCGCAATGGACTGTTCAACATGTTCTACTTCGGCTTCTACTTCTCGGTCAAGGACAAGCTGCCGAAGACGGACAGCGAAGCAGCCACGTTCGCCATGCGGCTGGCCACGGGATTCGTGGCCGGCACGGGAGCGTCCATGATGAACATACCGTTCGACGTGGCCAAGAGCCGCATCCAGGGCCCGCAACCCGGGCCGCCGGGAACCATCAAGTACAGGACGTGCCTGCAAAGCGTGCGCACCGTGTTCGTCGAGGAAGGTTTCTTCGCGCTCTACAAGGGCCTCGTGCCCAAAGTTCTGCGGCTGGGTCCCGGCGGCGCCGTCATGCTGGTTGTGTACGAGCACATGCACGAGTTCCTCAAGCAGAAGTTCCCCGGCTGA